The following proteins come from a genomic window of Methylorubrum populi:
- a CDS encoding BolA family protein → MPMDAREIESMIREALPDAQVEIKDLAGDGDHYAATVISSAFKGKTRVAQHQMVYGALQGRMGGVLHALALTTGVPQD, encoded by the coding sequence ATGCCGATGGATGCGCGCGAGATCGAGTCGATGATCCGCGAGGCGCTGCCCGACGCGCAGGTCGAGATCAAGGATCTGGCGGGCGACGGCGACCACTACGCCGCCACCGTCATCTCCTCCGCCTTCAAGGGCAAGACCCGCGTCGCCCAGCACCAGATGGTCTACGGCGCGCTCCAGGGGCGGATGGGGGGCGTGCTCCACGCCCTTGCGCTGACCACCGGCGTTCCCCAGGATTGA